From the Hevea brasiliensis isolate MT/VB/25A 57/8 chromosome 15, ASM3005281v1, whole genome shotgun sequence genome, one window contains:
- the LOC110639347 gene encoding probable inactive leucine-rich repeat receptor-like protein kinase At3g03770, producing the protein MAWSNWLLILYLSWAFLIPQTHELQTYQAQLLLQLRKHLEYPSQLDTWESYNGDLCNLSSTLYMGIVCEDNVITELKIKGDKVVKVREFKGFAIPNQTLSESFSIDSFVTALTRLSSMRVVSLVSLGIWGPLPDKIHRLYSLEFLDLSSNFLFGSVPPQLSRMVKLNSLTLDGNYFNGSLPDWLDSLSNLTVLSLRNNRFKGMFPSSICRIITLSDIALCHNQLTGKLPDLSTLTSLHVLDLRENKLDSELPAMPKGLITILLSNNSFSGKIPAQFGNLSQLQHLDLSLNHLSGTPPSSLFSLPNIRYLNLASNMLNGSLPNHLSCGGNLGFVDISTNKFIGGLPSCLGSMSNEREVKFGGNCLSTVSQNQHQMSYCEAANIESKQSRGRMVGILVAVVTGTVLVLVLLALGVLFLCRRYRSRRTFEQNIFPKVVQDNSTTGVSSEVLANARFISQAAKLGTQGAPVCRVFSLEELMEATNNFDSSTFMGEGSNGKIYKGSLENGTYVAIRSLALLKKHSIQNLKVRLDLLSKLHHPHLVCLLGYCIDSSEQDDSSGIKVFLVYEYVPNGNYHAHLSDACPEKVLKWADRLMILIDVAKAVHFLHTGVIPGAFNNRLKTNNILLDEHRIAKLRDYGMAVITGEIGKTEGKGETPKSRHRTNLEDDVYNFGFILLESLVGPIVTGKGEAFLLNEMASFGSQDGRRRIVDPIVLSTCSQESLAIVVSITSKCISPEPSTRPSFEDVLWNLQYAAQVQAAADCDQKSDSTSQS; encoded by the exons ATGGCGTGGTCAAACTGGCTGCTCATACTATATCTTTCATGGGCTTTCCTTATCCCTCAAACCCATGAACTACAAACCTATCAGGCTCAACTTCTACTACAGCTGAGGAAGCATTTGGAGTACCCTTCGCAATTGGATACTTGGGAAAGTTACAATGGAGACCTCTGCAACCTGTCTTCAACTTTATATATGGGAATCGTTTGCGAGGACAATGTTATTACTGAGCTCAAAATTAAGGGAGATAAGGTTGTCAAGGTTCGCGAGTTCAAAGGGTTTGCAATTCCTAATCAGACTTTATCTGAGAGTTTCTCGATCGATTCTTTTGTTACTGCACTGACAAGATTAAGCAGCATGAGGGTTGTTAGCTTAGTGTCTTTGGGGATATGGGGGCCACTTCCTGATAAGATTCATAGGCTATATTCACTTGAATTTTTGGACTTAAGCTCGAATTTTTTGTTTGGTTCAGTTCCCCCTCAGCTGTCAAGAATGGTTAAACTTAATTCTTTAACATTAGATGGCAATTATTTCAATGGATCTCTCCCTGATTGGCTGGATTCTTTGTCTAATCTCACTGTTCTGAGCTTGAGAAATAACCGGTTTAAGGGTATGTTTCCCTCTTCAATATGCAGAATCATAACATTAAGTGATATTGCGTTGTGTCACAATCAGCTTACTGGTAAATTGCCTGATTTGAGTACCTTAACTAGCCTGcatgtgttggatttaagagaaaaCAAACTAGATTCTGAATTACCTGCGATGCCTAAAGGGCTGATAACAATTCTCCTAAGCAATAATTCCTTCTCAGGAAAAATTCCTGCTCAGTTTGGTAATTTGAGCCAGCTTCAACATCTTGATTTGTCCTTAAATCATCTGAGTGGAACACCTCCATCTTCCTTGTTCTCTTTGCCAAACATTAGGTATTTGAACTTAGCTTCCAACATGCTCAATGGATCCCTTCCTAACCATCTTAGTTGTGGTGGCAACCTGGGGTTTGTCGATATCTCTACAAACAAGTTCATCGGTGGACTTCCCTCTTGCTTGGGCAGTATGTCAAATGAGAGAGAGGTAAAATTTGGTGGGAATTGTTTATCCACTGTCTCCCAAAATCAGCATCAAATGTCTTACTGTGAGGCCGCCAATATAGAGTCAAAGCAATCAAGAGGTAGAATGGTAGGAATATTAGTTGCAGTGGTTACTGGAACAGTTCTTGTTTTGGTGCTTTTGGCATTAGGGGTTCTGTTTTTGTGCAGAAGATATCGTTCCAGAAGAACATTTGAACAGAATATATTTCCTAAGGTTGTGCAAGATAATTCAACCACTGGAGTTTCCTCTGAAGTCCTTGCAAATGCCA GATTCATTTCTCAAGCAGCCAAGCTAGGCACACAAGGTGCCCCTGTGTGCCGTGTGTTTTCCTTGGAAGAGTTGATGGAAGCCACAAACAACTTTGATTCATCAACATTTATGGGTGAAGGCTCCAATGGAAAG ATTTACAAAGGAAGTTTGGAGAATGGAACCTATGTTGCTATACGGTCTCTGGCTTTGTTAAAGAAACATTCAATCCAAAATCTTAAAGTTCGGCTGGATTTACTTTCAAAGCTTCATCATCCACATTTGGTTTGTCTTTTGGGTTATTGCATTGACAGCAGTGAACAAGATGATTCTAGTGGCATCAAAGTCTTCCTTGTCTATGAATATGTGCCTAATGGAAATTATCATGCCCATCTTTCAG ACGCTTGCCCAGAGAAAGTCCTTAAGTGGGCTGACAGACTGATGATTCTTATTGATGTTGCTAAGGCTGTCCATTTTCTACATACTGGGGTGATACCTGGTGCTTTTAACAATCGACTGAAGACAAATAATATATTGCTTGATGAGCATCGAATTGCAAAACTGAGAGACTATGGCATGGCTGTAATCACAGGAGAAATTGGAAAAACTGAG GGAAAGGGAGAGACCCCAAAATCACG ACATAGGACAAACTTAGAGGATGATGTTTACAACTTTGGGTTTATATTACTCGAATCACTTGTTGGTCCTATAGTAACTGGAAAAGGAGAAGCATTTCTGCTGAATGAAATG GCATCGTTTGGCAGCCAGGATGGTCGAAGACGTATTGTGGACCCAATTGTTTTAAGCACATGCTCACAGGAGTCATTAGCAATTGTGGTTTCTATCACAAGTAAATGCATATCTCCTGAGCCTTCAACTCGTCCTTCTTTTGAAGACGTTCTCTGGAACTTGCAGTATGCAGCTCAAGTCCAGGCTGCAGCTGATTGCGATCAAAAATCAGATTCTACATCACAGTCATAA